In Alkalihalobacillus sp. AL-G, the genomic stretch AACGCGATCACTCAATAGACCTGAACAATTAATGAGGAATCGGCTTTGATAATCACCATGATTCGTGCTGACCTTTACACCATCGTCCTTAGCCACAATGTCTTTAACCTCTGTATTCAAGGCGATTTCGCCACAGTTCTTCTTAATCAAATCGGCAAATACTTCTGCTACCTGCTCATAATTCACAATCCCTGTACTCGGAACGCGGATTGCACGGATACCGTCTACATGAGGCTCAATCGCCTTCAATTCGTCAACAGAAATCCTTTCGACTTCAAGCTGATTTTCCAAACCTCTATTATAAAGGTTATCGAGAAGCGGCAGCTCTGATTCGTTCGTTGCAACGATGACCTTTCCACAAATATCATGCTCGATCCCGTGTTGCTTACAAAACAGCGTCATTTCCTCGTTTCCTTTGCGGGCCAATTCCGCTTTCAGACTACCCGGTTTATAGTAAATGCCTGAATGGATAACACCGCTATTTCTTCCTGTTTGATGTGCCGAAAGCGTTGATTCTTTTTCCACCAGTACAATAGATGCTTTTGGGTAGCGGCGGCTCAGTTCCATACCGACGGAAAGGCCAACTATGCCGCCACCGATTATTGTAAAATCATACACCATCCTGGTTTTCTCTCCTTTTTATGATGCTAAGGTCGAAAGCCGTGCAATTGCACGGCTTTCAGCTTTTCTATTTTTAAAACATATCAATGAGCTTCATGACTCCTAGATAAGCAAACAGGAGAACGCACCCTGTCAATACGGAATTTGTAACCCATCCGTTCTGGTAATCCTTATCAATTCGGTTTGAGTTGAGGAGCCACAATAACGAGATCGCCAAGAATGGCATGAACAGTGCCCCCAACGCTCCATAAATGATGACGATTGCTACTGGTTTTCCGAAGAAAAGAAGCAGCATCGGCGGGAAGGTCAACCAACAAAGGTAAAATCGATATGCTAGATCCTTTTGGGAGACAGGCTTTTCCGCTCTCTCGTCCGCGTCGTTTTTCTTTTTACGTACAATTCGTACAAAGTCAGCAAACAGGTAAGGAACCCCATTCCAAACTCCTAGTAGGGATGAAAATGCTGCAGACCATGCCCCGATCAGGAACATCCATTTCGCAAAGCTTCCGAAGTCTGCGGCAAACAGTGTTGCAAGTGTTACTAATCCTTCTTCTCCTTTAATTTCAACACCGGAACCAAACAGGAATTCTGCACCTACGATTAATAGAGATAATGTGAAAAGTGCTGTAATTCC encodes the following:
- the lhgO gene encoding L-2-hydroxyglutarate oxidase, with translation MYDFTIIGGGIVGLSVGMELSRRYPKASIVLVEKESTLSAHQTGRNSGVIHSGIYYKPGSLKAELARKGNEEMTLFCKQHGIEHDICGKVIVATNESELPLLDNLYNRGLENQLEVERISVDELKAIEPHVDGIRAIRVPSTGIVNYEQVAEVFADLIKKNCGEIALNTEVKDIVAKDDGVKVSTNHGDYQSRFLINCSGLLSDRVAKMANIKTDMKIVPFRGEYYELKPEKRHLVNNLIYPVPNPDFPFLGVHFTRMMDGRIMIGPNAVLSFKREGYKKSDINLKDLFETLTYPGFLKLVSQNLSEGLKEMVRSYCKKAFIKDVQRFIPDITEEDIQPSKAGVRAQALGPKGNLLDDFVIIQHDRSIHVCNAPSPAATASIEIGKKVVSYFEEHTSYHVGN